The genomic interval TCGGAATATCATCACTATGTAAGCGTGGTTCACCCATGTCTACTTTAACAGCTTCTACTTCATCACCTTCAAATATTAATTCAGGAATTATGATTCCTGCTAAAGTCTCAACTTTAATCTTATTCTTATCAGTCAAACTATTTTCATATACATATTTACCAAAACAGCGAATGGCATTTCCACACATCTCTGGTTCACTGCCATCAGGGTTAAAAATTCTCATTCTAAAATCAGCTTCTTCTATTTCTGAAGGTAAGATTAAAACTAATCCATCTGCACCTACTCCAAAGTGTCTATCACAAATCTGTTGTGCTAATTCATTTAAGTCATTAATATCTTCTTCAAAGCCATTAACTAATACAAAATCATTACCTAATCCATGCATCTTTGTAAAATTCATGAGTCTTCTCCACTCCTCTTATTAAACTTAGCTTAAATTTTAACATAATTAAATATCATTGTCAAAATTCCATTATTTTAAAGTAAAAAGCACATAGTGAAATCACTATGTGCCTAACAAGAATTTATTAACATATTACAATTTCTTATAACACATTAGCTTCTCCTTTATAGACTAAACCGCGAACACTATCTACAGTTATTAAGTCACCATCTACTAATGCATCAACTACATTAGAAGCCCCTACAACTACTGGAACTCCTAAATTCAATCCTACAATAGCAGCATGGGAAGTTAACCCTGGTTCTTCAATAATTATTGCTACTGCCTTTTCCATAGCCGGAACAAAATCTTTGTCTGTACCATAAGTAACTAATACATCACCTTCTCGCATCTTTTTATTTGCTTCACTAGCCGTCTTGGCTATACAGACTCGACCACTGGCAGCTTGTTTTCCAATTCCTGATCCTTTTAAGACTGCTTTACCAACAATCTGTACTTTAAGTAAATTAGTAGTACCTGTCACTCCTGCTGGAGTTCCAGCCGTTACTACTACTAAATCTCCTGTTTCAACATATTCAGCATCTAAAGCTCCTTTTACTGATGCATCTAACATTTCATCTGTAGAAGTGGTGTTCTCTACTAAGACCGGCTTAACTCCCCAGGATAAAATTAATTGATTAAATACTTTTCTAACTGGAGTAGTTGCTACAATCGGCGCATGTGGTCTATATTTAGAAACCATCCGAGCTGTATGACCAGAGCGAGTAGAAGTAATAATTGCCGCTGCACCTAAGTCTTGAGCAGTCTCACAAGTTGAATAACTGATTGAGTCAGTTACTGTTCGTGGTGGAACTGGATTCTTTTGAACCATCTGTTCTTTATATCTTTGAGACTCCTCTGTCTCTTCTGCAATTTTAGCCATAGTCTTAACTGCTTCCACTGGATAATCACCAGCTGCTGTTTCTCCGGAAAGCATAGTAGCATCGGTACCATCAAAGATTGCATTTGCTACATCACTAGCTTCTGCTCTAGTTGGTCGTGGATTTCGAATCATAGAGTCCAACATTTGAGTAGCAGTAATCACCGGTTTACCCTCTGTATTACACTTGCTGATCATCATCTTTTGTGCCATTGGTACTTTTTCAGTAGGAATCTCAACTCCTAAATCTCCTCTGGCAACCATGATACCATCGGAAACCTCTATAATTTCATCAATATTTCTTACTCCTTCTTCATTCTCTATCTTAGAAATAATCTTAATATTCGCATTATTTTCTTCTAGAATACGTCTAATTTCCAATACATCAGCTGCCTTCCGAATAAAGGAAGCTGCAATAAAATCTACATCTTGTTCAATACCAAATTTGATATCTGCTGTATCCTTCTTTGTAACTGCTGGCAAATTAACGGAAATTCCTGGTAAATTAACTCCTTTGCGCGATCCTAATACCCCTCCATTTACTACTTTACATTCAACCTCAGTTTTAGAAACTTTCTCTATTTGCAATTCAATTAATCCATCATCTATAAGAATAAATCCACCAGGCTCTACATCCTGAGGTAAATCTTTATAACTAACAGATACCTTTTGGTTATCTCCTTCAACATCTTTAGAAGTTAAAGTGAATTTTTGATCTTTTTCCAATGTAACCTTCTTATCATCTTTTAATAAACCTGTTCTAATTTCAGGACCTTTAGTATCCAGCAATATAGCTACTGGCTTCTCTTTTTTAGTTGCTAAATCTCTTACATTATCAATTCTTTTTTTATGTTCCTCATGATTCCCATGAGAAAAATTCATTCTAGCTACATTCATTCCATTGTCGATTAATTTAGATAGAATATTCTTATCATCACTAGCCGGCCCAGTAGTACATACTATCTTTGTTCTTCTCATTTTAAAACCCCTCCTCTATTCTATAATTAATATAATAATTTTATTCTATTTATTACTACATTAGTTGTTATATTATTAATTATTACATTGATAAAATATTTGCTAATTCATAAATATCTCTATCAATTTCTTTTTGTCCTTCTAGTGCCTCTTCAATTTTAAAACTTTTAACTTCTTCATGTATTATTCCTACCATTTTATTTGTTTCTCCATTCAAGAGTAATTTAACAGCAACTGCACCTAAACGACTAGCCATAATTCTATCTTGAGCCGTTGGAGCACCACCTCGCTGTAGATGCCCTAACACAGTTACTCTAGTTTCAAATCCCATTCTATTACTAATCTCTTTACTTAAAGCAAATGCTTTGCTGTGACTTACATCACGATTTGGCTTAAAATCATCCCCAATTCCTTCAGCAACTAAGATAATACTATGTAATTTGCCTCGGTCATAACCATGCTTTAACTTTTTACAGACATTCTCTATACTAAAATCAATCTCTGGAATCAAAATTGATTCTGCTCCTCCAGCCAATCCACACATTAAAGTCAAAAATCCAGAATGTCTTCCCATAGTTTCTACTACAAAGATTCTTTCATGAGAAGTGGCTGTGTCTCTAATCTTATTAATCGCATCTAAAATTGTATTCATTGCTGTATCATATCCAATAGAATAATCTGTACAAGCAATATCATTATCTATTGTAGCAGGAACACCAATTAC from Selenihalanaerobacter shriftii carries:
- the pyk gene encoding pyruvate kinase; amino-acid sequence: MRRTKIVCTTGPASDDKNILSKLIDNGMNVARMNFSHGNHEEHKKRIDNVRDLATKKEKPVAILLDTKGPEIRTGLLKDDKKVTLEKDQKFTLTSKDVEGDNQKVSVSYKDLPQDVEPGGFILIDDGLIELQIEKVSKTEVECKVVNGGVLGSRKGVNLPGISVNLPAVTKKDTADIKFGIEQDVDFIAASFIRKAADVLEIRRILEENNANIKIISKIENEEGVRNIDEIIEVSDGIMVARGDLGVEIPTEKVPMAQKMMISKCNTEGKPVITATQMLDSMIRNPRPTRAEASDVANAIFDGTDATMLSGETAAGDYPVEAVKTMAKIAEETEESQRYKEQMVQKNPVPPRTVTDSISYSTCETAQDLGAAAIITSTRSGHTARMVSKYRPHAPIVATTPVRKVFNQLILSWGVKPVLVENTTSTDEMLDASVKGALDAEYVETGDLVVVTAGTPAGVTGTTNLLKVQIVGKAVLKGSGIGKQAASGRVCIAKTASEANKKMREGDVLVTYGTDKDFVPAMEKAVAIIIEEPGLTSHAAIVGLNLGVPVVVGASNVVDALVDGDLITVDSVRGLVYKGEANVL
- the pfkA gene encoding 6-phosphofructokinase; protein product: MKKIGVLTSGGDAPGMNAAIRAVVRQGIYEGLDIIGIKRGYAGIIDSDFEVMERGSVADIIHRGGTFLHSARCEEFRTKKGREKAIEQLKYGGIEGLVVIGGDGSFKGAQLLSQESDINVIGVPATIDNDIACTDYSIGYDTAMNTILDAINKIRDTATSHERIFVVETMGRHSGFLTLMCGLAGGAESILIPEIDFSIENVCKKLKHGYDRGKLHSIILVAEGIGDDFKPNRDVSHSKAFALSKEISNRMGFETRVTVLGHLQRGGAPTAQDRIMASRLGAVAVKLLLNGETNKMVGIIHEEVKSFKIEEALEGQKEIDRDIYELANILSM